From Streptomyces fungicidicus, one genomic window encodes:
- a CDS encoding copper resistance CopC/CopD family protein yields MALLGAVLVLLLFGGAAPASAHAALRGSDPEDGSVVKSAPRHLTLTFTESVGLLDDSFRVYGPDNRRVHLGEPRHADGGSDTARTELPGGLADGTYTVAWRVVSADSHPVSGAFTFSVGKPSPTPPAAPADHAEHPVTKSLYDTGRYLAYIAAALLIGTAAFAALCRPPDPAPLRLPLLTGWWTLLTATTGLLVLRAPYEKGASPATALDLPAFADALTGRPGLALLTRLALLLLAAAALLAPPVRRAAPRVRLAAGAALALALALTWAAAEHASAGIQVPVAMASSVLHLLATACWLGGLTALLLTLYRAGTPPPAATVARFSRLAFASVTVLVVTGVYQSWRGLGSWSALTETSYGRTLTVKLAVTVFLLAAAALSRRWTALLARPATAVAEARVPEPVGAPGTPPAPPRWAAPPPDGPDALRRRALRRSVLAEVVVAVVVLLVTTVLTGTLPARAEAEAARAPEPQVAGLPGASAFTVPYDVGTPGDRGTVQITMDPGRVGENGLQAVVFGADGGLTFVPELRISFTLEAKDIGPIDAKATDRGGYWATNDLNLPLEGSWTMKLTIRVSEVDQVSEVRQVRITR; encoded by the coding sequence CTGGCGCTGCTGGGCGCCGTGCTGGTCCTGCTCCTCTTCGGCGGCGCGGCCCCGGCGAGCGCCCACGCCGCCCTCCGCGGCAGCGACCCCGAGGACGGAAGCGTCGTCAAGTCCGCGCCCCGGCACCTCACCCTGACGTTCACGGAGTCCGTAGGGCTGCTCGACGACTCCTTCCGCGTCTACGGCCCCGACAACCGCCGGGTCCACCTGGGCGAGCCGCGGCACGCGGACGGCGGCTCCGACACCGCCCGCACCGAGCTGCCCGGCGGCCTCGCCGACGGCACCTACACGGTGGCGTGGCGGGTGGTCTCCGCCGACAGCCACCCGGTCTCCGGCGCCTTCACCTTCTCCGTCGGCAAGCCCTCGCCGACACCGCCGGCCGCGCCCGCGGACCACGCCGAACACCCGGTCACCAAGAGCCTCTACGACACCGGCCGCTATCTCGCGTACATCGCCGCCGCGCTGCTCATCGGCACGGCGGCGTTCGCGGCGCTGTGCCGGCCGCCGGACCCGGCCCCGCTGCGGCTGCCGCTGCTCACCGGCTGGTGGACGCTGCTGACGGCGACGACCGGCCTCCTCGTCCTGCGCGCCCCGTACGAGAAGGGCGCCTCGCCCGCGACCGCCCTCGACCTCCCGGCGTTCGCCGACGCCCTCACCGGCCGCCCCGGACTGGCCCTGCTGACCCGTCTGGCCCTGCTGCTGCTCGCGGCGGCGGCCCTGCTGGCACCGCCCGTCCGGCGCGCCGCCCCCCGGGTCCGCCTGGCCGCCGGCGCGGCACTCGCCCTCGCCCTGGCGCTGACCTGGGCGGCGGCCGAGCACGCCTCCGCCGGCATCCAGGTCCCGGTGGCGATGGCGTCGTCCGTGCTCCACCTGCTGGCGACGGCGTGCTGGCTCGGCGGTCTGACGGCCCTGCTCCTGACCCTGTACCGCGCCGGGACCCCGCCGCCGGCCGCCACGGTCGCCCGCTTCTCCCGGCTGGCCTTCGCCTCGGTGACCGTCCTGGTCGTGACCGGCGTCTACCAGTCGTGGCGCGGCCTCGGCTCCTGGTCGGCCCTCACCGAGACGTCGTACGGACGCACCCTGACCGTGAAGCTCGCCGTCACCGTCTTCCTGCTGGCGGCGGCGGCGCTGTCCCGCCGCTGGACGGCCCTTCTCGCGCGACCCGCGACGGCGGTGGCCGAGGCGCGGGTACCGGAACCGGTGGGCGCGCCCGGGACCCCGCCGGCGCCGCCGAGATGGGCCGCCCCGCCGCCGGACGGTCCGGACGCCCTCCGCCGCCGTGCCCTGCGCCGTTCCGTACTGGCCGAGGTCGTCGTGGCGGTGGTCGTCCTGCTGGTCACCACGGTGCTGACCGGCACCCTCCCGGCCCGTGCGGAGGCCGAGGCGGCCAGGGCGCCCGAGCCGCAGGTGGCGGGCCTGCCCGGTGCGTCGGCGTTCACGGTCCCCTACGACGTGGGCACGCCCGGCGACCGGGGCACGGTGCAGATCACGATGGACCCGGGCCGGGTGGGTGAGAACGGCCTCCAGGCGGTGGTCTTCGGCGCCGACGGCGGCCTGACCTTCGTACCGGAGCTCCGTATCTCCTTCACCCTCGAGGCGAAGGACATCGGCCCCATCGACGCGAAGGCGACCGACCGCGGCGGTTACTGGGCCACCAACGACCTCAACCTGCCCCTCGAGGGCTCCTGGACGATGAAACTCACGATCCGGGTCTCCGAGGTGGACCAGGTGAGCGAGGTCCGGCAGGTGCGGATCACCCGCTGA
- a CDS encoding cupin domain-containing protein, with amino-acid sequence MTPDDLVAHYGLEPIPREGGRFRQTWSGPARPDGRPEGTAIVALLTDAPGDFSALHRLPADEIWHFYLGDPLRLLLLAPDGTAREPVLGPDVLGGQHLQLTVPAGTWMGARVAAGGAWSFFGCTMAPGFTYEDYEHGDRAELTARHPERAALIAELSRP; translated from the coding sequence GTGACCCCCGACGATCTCGTCGCCCACTACGGACTGGAGCCGATCCCCCGCGAGGGCGGCCGGTTCCGGCAGACCTGGTCCGGTCCCGCACGCCCCGACGGTCGCCCCGAGGGCACCGCCATCGTCGCGCTGCTCACCGACGCCCCCGGCGACTTCTCCGCCCTGCACCGGCTGCCCGCCGACGAGATCTGGCACTTCTACCTCGGCGACCCGCTCCGGCTGCTCCTCCTCGCCCCCGACGGCACCGCCCGCGAGCCGGTGCTCGGCCCGGACGTCCTCGGCGGCCAGCACCTCCAGCTCACGGTGCCCGCCGGCACCTGGATGGGCGCCCGGGTGGCGGCCGGCGGCGCCTGGTCGTTCTTCGGCTGCACCATGGCCCCCGGCTTCACCTACGAGGACTACGAGCACGGCGACCGGGCGGAACTGACCGCACGTCACCCCGAACGGGCGGCGCTCATCGCGGAACTGTCCCGCCCATGA
- a CDS encoding stealth family protein: MTMRSFVRRVGPRVERKAAERVWQLRTMRRRRTAAVTEPGFRPVAVRGQRLYGRVVTRFRAADAAAANLGLVVAALEQEGIPYFLVPASRTRHTVGVNAVDRERLLTALEARNAGQPVFIGRPLPGGQLKHPALFMDGVLPAALRTSPVLRIGENHLGPSGQLLAGPELACDVEFWEDGAQLLASADGPRRLAKVQPQASEDVFAESLVAPRNNGITDVLPAAEQTPATLRVGDRELPTFAPLTLPTLHDVTFPVDVVYTWVDGEEPEMRAKRARHQRGGIAEILDKETNASRYTSHDELKYSLRSLAMYADFVRHVYLVTDGQKPHWLDDGAPGITVVDHRDIFPPDVLPVFNSHAIETRLHHIPGLSEHYLYFNDDVFVGRRITAEHFFHGSGLMKIPVSPLKIGVGKPHAEETATNSASKNVRRLLLERFGRMTTNNFLHTPLPQRRDTLRELEELFPQDIARTTASRFRSPQDIAMTAPLLYQYALTTGRGVPGRFSYRYVNISRPDAGERLADLRRSRRFDFFCLNDVDVAPEERERVGARMNEFLEHYFPFPSPFEKRQ, encoded by the coding sequence GTGACCATGCGTTCTTTCGTCCGGCGGGTGGGGCCGCGAGTCGAGCGGAAGGCCGCCGAACGGGTGTGGCAGCTGCGTACGATGCGGCGGCGCCGCACGGCGGCGGTCACGGAACCGGGGTTCCGCCCGGTGGCGGTCCGCGGCCAGCGGCTCTACGGACGGGTCGTGACCCGGTTCAGGGCCGCCGACGCGGCGGCCGCCAACCTCGGCCTGGTCGTCGCCGCACTGGAACAGGAAGGCATTCCCTACTTCCTGGTGCCGGCCTCGCGCACCCGCCACACGGTCGGGGTGAACGCCGTGGACCGGGAGCGCCTCCTCACCGCCCTGGAGGCCCGCAACGCCGGGCAGCCGGTGTTCATCGGACGGCCGCTGCCCGGCGGGCAGCTGAAGCACCCCGCGCTGTTCATGGACGGCGTGCTGCCGGCCGCGCTGCGCACCTCCCCCGTCCTGCGGATCGGGGAGAACCACCTGGGCCCCTCGGGCCAGCTGCTCGCCGGACCGGAGCTCGCCTGTGACGTCGAGTTCTGGGAGGACGGGGCGCAGCTCCTGGCCTCCGCCGACGGGCCCCGCCGGCTGGCCAAGGTGCAGCCGCAGGCGTCCGAGGACGTTTTCGCCGAGTCCCTCGTCGCACCGCGCAACAACGGCATCACCGACGTCCTCCCGGCGGCCGAGCAGACACCGGCCACGTTACGCGTCGGCGACCGGGAGCTGCCGACCTTCGCCCCGCTCACCCTGCCGACCCTGCACGACGTGACCTTCCCCGTCGACGTCGTCTACACCTGGGTCGACGGTGAGGAGCCGGAGATGCGCGCCAAGCGGGCCCGGCACCAGCGCGGCGGCATCGCCGAGATCCTGGACAAGGAGACCAACGCCTCCCGCTACACCAGCCACGACGAGCTGAAGTACTCGCTGCGCTCGCTCGCGATGTACGCCGACTTCGTCCGGCACGTCTACCTCGTGACCGACGGCCAGAAGCCGCACTGGCTCGACGACGGAGCCCCGGGCATCACGGTCGTCGACCACCGCGACATCTTCCCGCCGGACGTGCTCCCGGTGTTCAACTCGCACGCCATCGAGACCCGGCTGCACCACATTCCCGGCCTGTCCGAGCACTACCTCTACTTCAACGACGACGTGTTCGTCGGACGCCGGATCACCGCGGAGCACTTCTTTCACGGCAGCGGCCTGATGAAGATCCCGGTCTCGCCGCTGAAGATAGGCGTCGGAAAACCGCACGCCGAGGAGACGGCCACCAACTCCGCGAGCAAGAACGTCCGCCGGCTGCTGCTGGAGCGGTTCGGGCGGATGACCACGAACAACTTCCTGCACACCCCGCTGCCGCAGCGGCGGGACACCCTGCGGGAGCTGGAGGAGCTCTTCCCGCAGGACATCGCCCGCACCACCGCGTCCCGCTTCCGCTCGCCGCAGGACATCGCGATGACGGCCCCGCTGCTCTACCAGTACGCCCTGACCACCGGCCGCGGCGTACCCGGGAGGTTCAGCTACCGGTACGTCAACATCAGCCGCCCGGACGCCGGGGAGCGCCTGGCCGACCTGCGCCGCAGCCGCCGCTTCGACTTCTTCTGCCTCAACGACGTCGACGTGGCGCCCGAGGAGCGGGAGCGGGTCGGCGCCCGGATGAACGAGTTCCTGGAGCACTACTTCCCCTTCCCGAGCCCCTTCGAGAAGCGGCAGTGA
- a CDS encoding GNAT family N-acetyltransferase: protein MSDPYASRPSVHEERNDGFGTVRVLPLDPAADAPLLHRWVSEERAVFWGMNGLTGRQVAEIYAHMDTLGTHHAYLLLKDGAPAALLQTYEPEADRVGDCYPVAPGDIGIHLLLAPAGAGGPRSGWTAALMDAVAGFVLRGLGRTRVVADPDVANEKAVARFLRQGFTAGPEVVLPEIDLPDVYLPEKKARLLFLTREVAFGG, encoded by the coding sequence ATGTCTGACCCGTACGCCTCCCGCCCGTCCGTCCACGAGGAGCGGAACGACGGCTTCGGCACCGTACGCGTACTGCCGCTGGACCCCGCCGCCGACGCGCCCCTGCTGCACCGCTGGGTGAGTGAGGAACGCGCAGTCTTCTGGGGCATGAACGGCCTCACCGGCCGGCAGGTCGCCGAGATCTACGCCCACATGGACACCCTCGGCACCCACCACGCGTACCTCCTCCTCAAGGACGGCGCGCCCGCCGCGCTGCTCCAGACGTACGAACCGGAGGCCGACCGGGTCGGCGACTGCTACCCCGTGGCGCCCGGCGACATCGGCATCCACCTGCTGCTCGCCCCGGCCGGCGCCGGGGGCCCGCGCTCCGGCTGGACCGCCGCCCTGATGGACGCCGTCGCCGGGTTCGTCCTGCGCGGACTGGGCCGCACCCGCGTGGTGGCCGACCCGGACGTGGCCAACGAGAAGGCCGTCGCCCGCTTCCTCCGGCAGGGCTTCACCGCGGGCCCCGAGGTGGTACTGCCGGAGATCGACCTCCCCGACGTGTACCTGCCCGAGAAGAAGGCGCGGCTCCTCTTCCTCACCCGGGAGGTAGCCTTCGGCGGGTGA
- a CDS encoding SDR family NAD(P)-dependent oxidoreductase, translating to MSGPGLLHGQVALVTGAGGGIGRGIARRFAEEGAAVALHCRTSTASARETAGRIRRAGGAAVVLRADLTDEDDCHRLVAEAAEWGGGRLTALVNNAGVQPVQELAGMTAAEWRRVVDTNLTGVFACTQAAALLMRGQDGGGTVTHIASVEARHPAPAHAHYCASKAAVVTHARSAAQEYGPWGVRVNSVSPGLVEREGLAEAWPEGVRRWRRASAVGRLGRPEDVGDACVFLASRLASWVTGHDLVVDGGASARPTW from the coding sequence ATGAGCGGGCCGGGCCTGCTGCACGGCCAGGTCGCCCTGGTCACCGGCGCGGGCGGCGGCATCGGCCGGGGCATCGCGCGGCGGTTCGCCGAGGAGGGCGCGGCCGTCGCGCTGCACTGCCGTACGTCGACGGCGTCCGCGCGGGAGACCGCCGGGCGCATCCGGCGGGCGGGCGGCGCGGCCGTCGTCCTGCGGGCCGACCTCACCGACGAGGACGACTGCCACCGCCTGGTCGCCGAGGCGGCCGAGTGGGGTGGCGGCCGGCTGACCGCGCTCGTCAACAACGCGGGCGTCCAGCCGGTCCAGGAACTCGCCGGGATGACCGCGGCCGAGTGGCGCCGGGTCGTGGACACCAACCTCACCGGCGTCTTCGCCTGCACCCAGGCGGCGGCACTGCTGATGCGCGGCCAGGACGGCGGCGGCACCGTCACCCACATCGCCTCGGTCGAGGCCCGCCACCCGGCCCCGGCCCACGCCCACTACTGCGCCTCCAAGGCGGCGGTGGTGACCCACGCCCGCTCGGCGGCGCAGGAGTACGGCCCGTGGGGCGTGCGGGTCAACTCCGTCTCGCCCGGCCTCGTCGAGCGGGAGGGCCTGGCCGAGGCCTGGCCGGAGGGCGTACGCCGCTGGCGGCGGGCGTCCGCCGTGGGCCGGCTCGGCCGCCCGGAGGACGTCGGCGACGCCTGCGTGTTCCTGGCCTCCCGGCTGGCGTCCTGGGTGACGGGCCACGACCTCGTGGTGGACGGAGGGGCCTCGGCCCGGCCCACCTGGTGA